The following are encoded in a window of Vicugna pacos chromosome 28, VicPac4, whole genome shotgun sequence genomic DNA:
- the MFSD9 gene encoding major facilitator superfamily domain-containing protein 9 isoform X2: MERGGPGGSTPDWGLVPPTPAPRQEPGTGAQAGAPGPGAVGSRRLLLCLYLVGFLDLFGVSMVVPLLSLHVKSLGASPTVAGIVGSSYGILQFFSSTLVGCWSDVAGRRSSLLVCILFSALGYLILGASTNVFLFVLARVPVEKERPLVLGQFNTASSVGFILGPVVGGYLTELDGGFYLTAFICFSIFILNAGLVWLSPWSDGKRGGAKDGPRWGQSRALWRRTSSGTQAAARPPQVEVAATLRGLRHLLGSAAWDVLLVRWLMALAVMLYHSNFVLALQERFGLRPRMAGYLLGSGSALGALAGLALGPVLRLAGHQPRRLLLHSSALTCLLLLAFAATRSVAVMVLCSTLLSVSTSIGRTCITDLQLSVGGAGAGGALLGLGQSVTAVGRVVAPLLSGVAQEVSPCGPPGLGAALALAAVIIMSLNRPHSGSNGSDRLKSE; encoded by the exons ATGGAGCGCGGGGGCCCCGGCGGTTCGACCCCGGACTGGGGTCTGGTCCCCCCGACACCAGCGCCGCGGCAGGAGCCTGGGACAGGGGCCCAGGCCGGGGCTCCCGGCCCGGGTGCCGTCGGATCCCGCCGCCTCCTGCTCTGCCTCTACCTGGTGGGCTTCCTG GATTTGTTCGGTGTAAGCATGGTCGTCCCGCTACTGAGCCTTCATGTCAAGTCTCTCGGAGCAAGTCCAACAGTTGCTGGAATAGTAG GCTCCTCCTATGGCATCTTGCAGTTCTTTTCCAGTACATTGGTG GGCTGCTGGAGCGATGTAGCTGGCAGGCGGTCTTCCTTGCTGGTGTGCATCCTGTTCAGTGCCCTGGGGTATCTGATTCTTGGAGCATCTACCAACGTGTTCCTGTTTGTCCTTGCTCGAGTCCCTGTGG AGAAGGAACGGCCACTTGTGCTCGGACAGTTCAACACGGCGTCCAGTGTGGGCTTCATCCTGGGCCCTGTGGTCGGGGGGTACCTTACTGAACTGGACGGCGGGTTTTATCTCACAGCCTTCATCTGCTTCTCCATCTTCATTCTCAATGCTG GTCTCGTGTGGCTCTCTCCGTGGAGTGACGGGAAACGCGGCGGTGCAAAGGATGGCCCACGATGGGGCCAGAGCCGTGCGCTTTGGAGAAGGACCAGCTCTGGGACGCAGGCAGCGGCCAGGCCGCCGCAGGTGGAGGTGGCGGCCACCCTGCGGGGCCTGCGGCACCTGCTGGGCTCGGCCGCGTGGGACGTGCTCCTGGTGCGCTGGCTCATGGCCCTGGCGGTCATGCTGTACCACAGCAACTTCGTCCTGGCCCTGCAGGAGCGCTTCGGGCTGCGACCACGCATGGCCGGCTACCTCCTGGGCTCGGGCAGCGCCCTGGGGGCCCTGGCCGGCCTCGCGCTCGGGCCAGTGCTGCGGCTGGCCGGCCACCAACCGCGCCGGCTGCTGCTGCACTCGAGCGCGCTCACCTGCCTGCTGCTGCTGGCCTTCGCCGCCACCCGCAGCGTGGCCGTCATGGTCCTCTGCTCCACCCTCCTGTCCGTCTCCACCTCCATTGGCAGGACCTGCATCACCGACCTGCAGCTGAGCGTGGGTGGCGCCGGCGCAGGCGGCGCCCTCCTGGGCCTGGGGCAGTCGGTGACGGCCGTGGGCCGGGTCGTAGCCCCCCTCCTCTCGGGGGTGGCCCAGGAGGTCAGCCCCTGCGGCCCCCCTGGTCTGGGGGCGGCGTTGGCCTTAGCGGCTGTGATCATCATGTCACTAAACAGACCTCACTCTGGAAGCAATGGGAGCGACAGGTTAAAAAGCGAG
- the MFSD9 gene encoding major facilitator superfamily domain-containing protein 9 isoform X1, with amino-acid sequence MERGGPGGSTPDWGLVPPTPAPRQEPGTGAQAGAPGPGAVGSRRLLLCLYLVGFLDLFGVSMVVPLLSLHVKSLGASPTVAGIVGSSYGILQFFSSTLVGCWSDVAGRRSSLLVCILFSALGYLILGASTNVFLFVLARVPVGLFKHTLSISKALLSDLVSEKERPLVLGQFNTASSVGFILGPVVGGYLTELDGGFYLTAFICFSIFILNAGLVWLSPWSDGKRGGAKDGPRWGQSRALWRRTSSGTQAAARPPQVEVAATLRGLRHLLGSAAWDVLLVRWLMALAVMLYHSNFVLALQERFGLRPRMAGYLLGSGSALGALAGLALGPVLRLAGHQPRRLLLHSSALTCLLLLAFAATRSVAVMVLCSTLLSVSTSIGRTCITDLQLSVGGAGAGGALLGLGQSVTAVGRVVAPLLSGVAQEVSPCGPPGLGAALALAAVIIMSLNRPHSGSNGSDRLKSE; translated from the exons ATGGAGCGCGGGGGCCCCGGCGGTTCGACCCCGGACTGGGGTCTGGTCCCCCCGACACCAGCGCCGCGGCAGGAGCCTGGGACAGGGGCCCAGGCCGGGGCTCCCGGCCCGGGTGCCGTCGGATCCCGCCGCCTCCTGCTCTGCCTCTACCTGGTGGGCTTCCTG GATTTGTTCGGTGTAAGCATGGTCGTCCCGCTACTGAGCCTTCATGTCAAGTCTCTCGGAGCAAGTCCAACAGTTGCTGGAATAGTAG GCTCCTCCTATGGCATCTTGCAGTTCTTTTCCAGTACATTGGTG GGCTGCTGGAGCGATGTAGCTGGCAGGCGGTCTTCCTTGCTGGTGTGCATCCTGTTCAGTGCCCTGGGGTATCTGATTCTTGGAGCATCTACCAACGTGTTCCTGTTTGTCCTTGCTCGAGTCCCTGTGG GTCTCTTTAAACACACACTGTCCATTTCAAAGGCTCTGCTCTCTGATCTGGTTTCAGAGAAGGAACGGCCACTTGTGCTCGGACAGTTCAACACGGCGTCCAGTGTGGGCTTCATCCTGGGCCCTGTGGTCGGGGGGTACCTTACTGAACTGGACGGCGGGTTTTATCTCACAGCCTTCATCTGCTTCTCCATCTTCATTCTCAATGCTG GTCTCGTGTGGCTCTCTCCGTGGAGTGACGGGAAACGCGGCGGTGCAAAGGATGGCCCACGATGGGGCCAGAGCCGTGCGCTTTGGAGAAGGACCAGCTCTGGGACGCAGGCAGCGGCCAGGCCGCCGCAGGTGGAGGTGGCGGCCACCCTGCGGGGCCTGCGGCACCTGCTGGGCTCGGCCGCGTGGGACGTGCTCCTGGTGCGCTGGCTCATGGCCCTGGCGGTCATGCTGTACCACAGCAACTTCGTCCTGGCCCTGCAGGAGCGCTTCGGGCTGCGACCACGCATGGCCGGCTACCTCCTGGGCTCGGGCAGCGCCCTGGGGGCCCTGGCCGGCCTCGCGCTCGGGCCAGTGCTGCGGCTGGCCGGCCACCAACCGCGCCGGCTGCTGCTGCACTCGAGCGCGCTCACCTGCCTGCTGCTGCTGGCCTTCGCCGCCACCCGCAGCGTGGCCGTCATGGTCCTCTGCTCCACCCTCCTGTCCGTCTCCACCTCCATTGGCAGGACCTGCATCACCGACCTGCAGCTGAGCGTGGGTGGCGCCGGCGCAGGCGGCGCCCTCCTGGGCCTGGGGCAGTCGGTGACGGCCGTGGGCCGGGTCGTAGCCCCCCTCCTCTCGGGGGTGGCCCAGGAGGTCAGCCCCTGCGGCCCCCCTGGTCTGGGGGCGGCGTTGGCCTTAGCGGCTGTGATCATCATGTCACTAAACAGACCTCACTCTGGAAGCAATGGGAGCGACAGGTTAAAAAGCGAG